A stretch of the Planktothricoides raciborskii GIHE-MW2 genome encodes the following:
- a CDS encoding DUF1825 family protein, with product MSFFESEIVQQEAKQLFEDYQTLTRLGSNYGKFDREGKKLFIDQMEAMMERYRIFMKRFELSEDFMAQVTMEQLKTQLSQAGMTPQQMFDQMHLTLERMKAEVERQK from the coding sequence ATGAGTTTTTTTGAATCTGAAATCGTGCAGCAAGAAGCCAAACAGTTGTTTGAAGATTACCAAACCCTAACTAGATTAGGCAGTAACTACGGCAAATTTGACAGAGAAGGGAAGAAACTGTTCATTGACCAAATGGAAGCCATGATGGAGCGTTATCGGATTTTTATGAAACGCTTTGAACTCTCAGAAGATTTTATGGCTCAAGTCACAATGGAACAGCTTAAAACTCAACTCAGTCAAGCGGGAATGACCCCGCAACAAATGTTTGATCAAATGCATTTAACCTTAGAAAGGATGAAAGCCGAAGTTGAACGGCAAAAATAA
- the lepB gene encoding signal peptidase I: protein MTSEKQELATNQAADKWWPRLRENIVILAIALGLAFLIRLFVAEPRYIPSDSMAPTLQLGDRLVVEKISYRFRPPTLGDIIVFDPPETLQYQGYGKNQAFIKRIIGTSGQVITVDNSQVYVDNQPLTEEYIAEPPNYQWGPHSVPSEQLFVMGDNRNHSNDSHIWGFLPIENIIGRATFRFWPPNRIGFL, encoded by the coding sequence ATGACATCAGAAAAACAAGAATTAGCCACAAATCAAGCAGCAGATAAATGGTGGCCAAGATTGCGAGAAAATATCGTAATTTTAGCGATCGCTTTAGGATTAGCTTTCTTAATTCGTCTTTTCGTCGCCGAACCGAGATATATTCCCTCGGATTCCATGGCTCCGACCCTACAACTGGGCGATCGCCTAGTCGTCGAAAAAATATCCTATCGATTTCGACCCCCAACCCTAGGGGACATCATTGTCTTTGACCCACCCGAAACATTGCAATATCAGGGATATGGAAAAAACCAAGCATTCATCAAACGAATCATTGGCACCAGCGGTCAAGTCATTACCGTAGACAACAGTCAAGTTTATGTAGATAACCAACCATTAACGGAAGAATACATCGCCGAACCGCCCAACTACCAATGGGGACCGCACTCAGTACCCTCAGAGCAATTATTCGTCATGGGAGATAACCGCAATCATAGTAACGACTCCCATATTTGGGGCTTTTTGCCAATTGAGAATATTATTGGTCGGGCTACTTTTCGTTTTTGGCCACCTAATCGGATCGGTTTTCTGTAA